A genomic segment from Amygdalobacter nucleatus encodes:
- the guaA gene encoding glutamine-hydrolyzing GMP synthase, translated as MLKEKILILDCGGQYKQLIARRVREEGVYGVILPADTSVDEIKQANYTGIILSGGPNSVYEHNRFEADPAILDLGIPVLGICYGAQWICHVKGGQVLSADKGEYGKRFINVAESTKDPIFHNLKANSQVWMSHRDQISKLPAGFTVSASSDSCPIAAFSNNSLNLYGVQFHPEVEHSLQGRDMIHNFLYEVCHVQGNWQMKDFAESMIAKLKEKLAGAKVLCAFSGGVDSSVAALLVHKAIGRNLTCIFVDHGLLRKNEADEVEKVFKDTYDMDIRRIDASERFLGRLQGVTDPETKRKIIGEEFIRVFEEVAKDYKDVDYLVQGTIYPDVIESGTDKAAVIKSHHNVGGLPDNIKFKAIVEPLRNLFKDEVRKVGLELGMPENLVWRQPFPGPGLAVRCLGEITKQKLQILRDADAIFREEVANSNLHKTISQYFAVLTPIKSVGVMGDSRTYDYTVALRAIITNDFMTGEWARLPWELLEKVSYRIVNEVKGVNRIVYDVTAKPPATIEWE; from the coding sequence ATGAAATCAAACAAGCGAATTACACTGGTATTATCCTGAGTGGTGGCCCTAATTCTGTATACGAGCACAATCGCTTTGAAGCAGATCCTGCCATCTTAGATCTAGGCATCCCAGTTTTGGGTATCTGCTATGGTGCGCAATGGATTTGCCACGTTAAAGGCGGTCAGGTTTTATCAGCAGACAAAGGCGAATATGGTAAGCGCTTTATAAATGTGGCTGAGTCAACTAAAGACCCAATTTTCCATAACCTAAAGGCAAATAGCCAAGTTTGGATGAGTCACCGTGACCAAATTTCTAAATTACCAGCTGGATTTACAGTATCTGCAAGTTCTGATTCTTGCCCAATCGCTGCTTTTTCTAATAATTCACTTAATTTGTATGGGGTGCAGTTCCATCCGGAAGTTGAACATAGCTTGCAAGGCCGTGACATGATTCATAATTTTCTCTATGAAGTTTGTCATGTCCAAGGCAACTGGCAGATGAAAGATTTTGCTGAAAGCATGATTGCTAAGCTAAAAGAGAAGCTAGCAGGTGCTAAAGTCTTGTGTGCTTTCAGTGGTGGCGTTGATTCATCAGTTGCCGCTTTACTCGTTCACAAGGCAATTGGCCGTAATTTGACTTGTATTTTTGTTGACCATGGTCTTTTACGTAAAAATGAGGCTGATGAAGTTGAGAAAGTCTTCAAAGATACTTACGATATGGACATTCGTCGCATTGATGCAAGTGAGCGCTTCTTAGGCCGTTTGCAAGGTGTAACTGATCCAGAAACTAAGCGTAAGATCATTGGTGAAGAATTTATTCGGGTGTTCGAAGAAGTGGCTAAGGATTACAAGGATGTTGATTACTTAGTACAGGGCACAATTTATCCAGATGTGATCGAAAGTGGTACAGATAAGGCAGCTGTGATTAAGAGTCACCATAATGTTGGCGGTTTGCCTGATAACATCAAATTCAAAGCCATTGTAGAGCCTCTACGTAATTTGTTCAAAGATGAAGTGCGTAAAGTCGGTTTGGAGCTTGGTATGCCAGAGAATTTGGTTTGGCGTCAACCTTTCCCAGGACCAGGTTTGGCCGTGCGCTGCTTAGGTGAAATTACTAAGCAAAAGTTGCAGATTTTACGTGATGCAGATGCTATTTTCCGTGAAGAAGTGGCTAATTCCAATTTGCATAAGACAATTTCCCAGTATTTTGCTGTGCTGACACCGATAAAGTCAGTTGGTGTTATGGGTGATAGTCGTACATATGATTACACTGTGGCTCTACGTGCTATTATCACGAATGATTTCATGACAGGTGAGTGGGCTCGTTTGCCATGGGAGCTTTTAGAGAAAGTAAGTTATCGTATCGTGAATGAGGTTAAGGGCGTTAACCGTATAGTTTACGATGTGACGGCAAAACCACCAGCTACGATTGAGTGGGAATAA